TGCCGTGACACCGAGGCCTAGAGAGACAGCAGCCAAGCCAGAAAACAACCGCTTGGACAAAGAATTACTCATGAAATCCTCAATTCAGGATGCTCGCCGAATGGCGGAAGTGACTGAGTAAGACTGATTCAAAATCAGTTTTGTATTAACGAGAACATAATGACGTTAAGGGTCTTGAACAGTGCCTAAGCAAAGTAACTATTGCGACAAATGCGCATCAAGCAAGGAATGAGATTACATCCACTTACACCAAAAGTAATTCGGTATCAACGACAGCAAAAGCAATGACAATTATTGAATACGTCTTTAATTTGGTAGCTGTTGTATCAGAAATCCAACAACAGAATCCAGGCCTTCTCCGCTTTGGAGATTGGTGAAGCACCAGGGACGGCCTGCACGCATTCGTTGGGCATCACGCTCCATCACCCCCAAGTCGGCTCCAACGAAAGGTGCCAGATCGATCTTGTTGATCACAAGCAAGTCTGAGCGGGTGATGCCTGGGCCGCCCTTGCGCGGGATCTTGTCACCAGCAGCAACATCGATCACGTAGATGCACAAGTCCACCAGCTCAGGACTGAAGCTGGCGGCCAAATTATCGCCACCGCTTTCCACCAACACCACATCCAAGTCGGGAAACTGGGCTTCCAGCTCAGACACCGCAGACCGATTGATCGAGCAATCCTCCCGAATCGCTGTATGCGGACATCCTCCAGTTTCGACTCCACGGATCCGCTCTGGCTCCAAGGCCCCTGCCTGGGTCAGAAACTGAGCATCCTCCTGGGTGTAGATGTCATTGGTGACAACAGCCAGCTGCAACTGATCGCGCAGCTCTCTGCAAAGAGCCTCAACCAATGCGGTCTTCCCCGAGCCCACCGGTCCGGCAACACCTAAACGAAGCTTGCTAGCCATCAACTTCGAAACAAGCGGGAATACAACTCAGCATGGGCCAGCTGCGCCATCGAGACGCCAACACCACTGTTCCAAAGCTCATGGGGGTGAACAGCAGACAACTGTTCAGCCACATCCACGATCTGGGGGAGCAGGCGTTGCTGCAGAACCTGGGCTCTTGTTGGCCCCAATGGCACTAAACGCACAGCAGCACTGAGTTGATTGGCAACCCAGCCGTAGAGATAGCCCTCAACCATTTCCCGCTCAGCGACCTGCAGAGCAACGGAGGCCCATGCCCATGCAGCAGGCCATGCCAGAGGAAGCGCTTCTGGAAGAGGGTGACCCAGGTCTGCGAGCAGCACAAGCAACGAACCACCCATCTGACGCTGTTGGGCACGCAGCTCTGCAGCTTCGCGCGTCGCCAACAGCCAGCCATCCAGATCAATCACCCGGGTTCGCGCACTGGCATCAGCACTGGCCTGCCAATGCCTCAGATCAGCTGCCAACTCCGGGAGCGCTGCGGCTTCGAGGCGCAAGCCACCCCGCTGAAGCTCTGCAGCAAGCCACAGCTCAATCCCATGTTCATCCCTGAGAGCACCGGATTGAATCAACACCTCCAATCCCTCGGAATAACTGAATGCACCCACGGGCAGCGCCGGACTGACCATCTGCAGCAAGGCGAGCGATCTCATGCAGGAGCGAGTCCATGAGGATGCGAATGAACTCCGCCATAGGCACCACCATCGGGAACAAATGGCCGTTCACAGGTACCCACCTGAAGTCCACGACTCGTCAACATCACGGCCAACACCGAATCCTCAAGCAGCAGAAGCTCCTGTTCATGCAGCTCAAGCGGAACATGACGGTTTCCAAGGTGATAAGCAGCCTGCAGGAGCTCAAGCGGCGAAGCCGCGCGAACCCGCAACAGCCGTTCTGGTGCTGCGATCACTTCCACCTGCAAACTGCGCAATCCATCCAAAAGGAGATCTCCCGGCTGGAGAGCACCATCACGAGGCAGCTGCAGCAACAACTCCCTGCCGCAGCGGGTGCGACGGCGGCCACGCAAAACCGTGCGTTCGTCTGCGGTGAGCGGCAGTTGCAAACGACCGACCGCCTCGGCCTTGGTCCATCCGCCGGCCAATTGGCGGTGCTCCAGCACGATCACAGGTTCAACCAACACCCTTCCCTGTCCGGCCCTGAGCCTGCCTATGACCCAAGCCTTCTTTTCGTGTGCATTGCTACAGAGTGATCGCTGAGAGCCATCGAGCTTGGTGTGATGCAACGCCTCGATCCCTGGCAGGGACACTGCCGTCTGAAGTTTATTCAGCAAGGTGAGAGCACCATTCACCAGGGCGGCTGCAGTGCTCCCTTCAAACTGCTGCGCGCAGAAGTCGGCACTGACGGCCGCCGTGAAATCCCACTTCTGCACACTGCTGGCGGACTGGTGGGCGGGGACCAGCTCAACATCAGCCTTGATCTCGAGGCCAACAGCCGCAGCCTGATCACCAGCGTCGCAGCTCAAAAGGTGTATGGCTCCATCGGTCGCAGCCGCCTGAATCCTCAGGGATCCTGGGCTCGACAAGAAGTGAATTGCCAACTCTCCAGCAACAGCGATTTGGAATGGCTTCCCCAGGAACTCGTGGTCTACGCCAACGCCCTCTATGAACAGCAACTCAGCGTGCGACTACCGGAGGATGCCTCGTTCCTAGGAGCCGAGATTGTTCGCCTGGGCCGAACAGCCGCTGGCGAAACACTGCAGCAAGGCCGCTGGCGGTCGTCGTTGAGCATCCAAAGGGTGAGCGCAAACCAATCGGAGCCGCAGTCCTGGGAACTGGTGGACAGGCTTGAACTGGGGGACTCAAGCCTCCAGGATCTCCACGGCCTGCATCACCAACCAGTGTTCGGAACTCTGATCTGGGCCGCTCCAATCCCGCTGTGTGCCCACATCCTCAAGGACTTGGTTGCTGCTGCGCGTGACGATCGCGAGGGGCTTGAAGGCACGATGCGATGCGGAGGTCTCCAGCAGGGATTCATCGCCCGCTATACAGGTCCATCCAGCAGAGATGCCCGTTTCTGGTTCAGCCGCATCTGGAGACGGACCCGTTTGTTGAGAAACCTGAACGAGCCAAAGACTCCACGGGTTTGGCCACTGCAGGAACAGCCCTTGCAAGCACAGCCTTTGCAACGATCACTGTTCACAGCGAACCATGCGCTCGGACCAACGGCGACACACTGAAGTTGACCCAGGTTTCCCATGCAACTCAGTCCCCAGGAAAAAGACAAACTCCTGATCGTGACCGCAGCACTGCTGGCCGAACGACGCCTCAAGCGCGGCCTTCATCTCAATCATCCTGAAGCCGTGGCCTGGCTCAGTTTTCTGATCCTCGAGGGTGCCCGTGACGGTAAAAGTGTTGCCGATCTGATGCAGGAAGGGACCACCTGGTTGCGCCGCGATCAGGTGATGGAAGGGGTCTCCGAACTGGTGCAAGAGGTGCAGATCGAGGCTGTCTTCCCCGATGGCACCAAGCTCGTGACGCTCCACGACCCGATCCGCTGAATACTGACCAATGACCCCCTTGATTCCTGGCGAACTTCTCTGCGAACCCGGCGAGATCGAACTCAATGCGGGCCGGCCCACCACCACCATCAGCGTTGCCAACAGCGGTGATCGACCTGTGCAGGTGGGCTCTCATTTCCACTTTGCGGAAGCCAATGCAGCCCTCCAGTTCGATCGAGCCGCGGCCCGCGGCCAACGGCTCGACATCCCTGCAGGAACCGCGATCCGCTTTGAACCGGGAGACAGTCGCGACGTCAACCTGATTCCGTTCGCCGGTGCCCGTCGGGTGATCGGTTTCAACGGCCGCATCAACGGACCACTCGACGCCTGAACCATGCCCTACCGCATTTCCCGACAGGCTTACGCCGAGACCTACGGCCCCACAACCGGTGACCGCGTGCGTCTTGCTGACACAGATCTGATCCTGGAGGTGGAACAAGACTGCACCGTCTATGGCGATGAGGTGAAGTTTGGCGGCGGCAAGGTGATCCGCGATGGCATGGGCCAGTCGCAGACATCACGAGCTGCAGGAGCCGTTGACACGGTCATCACCAATGCTCTGATCCTCGACTGGTGGGGAATCGTCAAAGCCGATGTAGGTCTCAGAGATGGCCGCATCGTGGGCATCGGCAAAGCCGGCAATCCCGACACACAACAAGGTGTCACCATCGTTGTGGGCCCAGGCACCGAAGCGATTGCGGGCGAGGGCCACATCCTCACGGCAGGTGGCATCGACACCCATATCCACTTCATCTGCCCCCAGCAGGTCGAAACGGCGCTGGCCAGCGGCGTCACCACCCTCATGGGCGGAGGAACGGGTCCGGCCACAGGCACCAACGCGACCACCTGCACCCCCGGAGCCTTCCACATCGGCAGGATGCTCCAGGCCGCCGAGGGGCTTCCCGTGAACTTGGGATTCTTCGGCAAGGGCAATGCCAGTACTCCGGAAGCCCTCGAAGAGCAGGTGCGCGCCGGTGCCTGCGGTCTCAAACTGCATGAAGACTGGGGCACCACACCAGCCACAATCGATACCTGTCTTTCCGTCGCTGATCGGATGGACGTGCAGGTCTGCATCCACACCGACACGCTCAACGAAGCCGGTTTCGTTGAAGACACGATTGCCGCCATCAAGGGGCGAACGATTCACACCTTCCATACCGAGGGCGCCGGTGGCGGCCATGCACCGGACATCATCAAGATCTGCGGCGAAGCCAATGTGTTGCCGAGCAGCACCAACCCCACAAGGCCCTACACCACCAACACGCTCGAGGAGCACCTCGACATGCTGATGGTCTGCCACCATCTGGATCCGAAGATTCCCGAAGACGTGGCCTTCGCCGAGTCACGCATCCGTCGCGAAACGATCGCCGCTGAAGACATCCTTCACGACCTGGGCGCCTTCTCGATCATCGCCAGCGACTCCCAGGCCATGGGCCGTGTCGGCGAGGTGATCACGCGAACCTTCCAGACAGCTCACAAGATGAAGCTGCAGCGCAGCGCACTGCCGGAAGACTCCGATCGCAACGACAACCACCGCCTCAAGCGCTACATCGCCAAGGT
Above is a window of Synechococcus sp. BIOS-E4-1 DNA encoding:
- the ureG gene encoding urease accessory protein UreG: MASKLRLGVAGPVGSGKTALVEALCRELRDQLQLAVVTNDIYTQEDAQFLTQAGALEPERIRGVETGGCPHTAIREDCSINRSAVSELEAQFPDLDVVLVESGGDNLAASFSPELVDLCIYVIDVAAGDKIPRKGGPGITRSDLLVINKIDLAPFVGADLGVMERDAQRMRAGRPWCFTNLQSGEGLDSVVGFLIQQLPN
- a CDS encoding urease accessory protein UreF, with protein sequence MRSLALLQMVSPALPVGAFSYSEGLEVLIQSGALRDEHGIELWLAAELQRGGLRLEAAALPELAADLRHWQASADASARTRVIDLDGWLLATREAAELRAQQRQMGGSLLVLLADLGHPLPEALPLAWPAAWAWASVALQVAEREMVEGYLYGWVANQLSAAVRLVPLGPTRAQVLQQRLLPQIVDVAEQLSAVHPHELWNSGVGVSMAQLAHAELYSRLFRS
- the ureE gene encoding urease accessory protein UreE gives rise to the protein MVEPVIVLEHRQLAGGWTKAEAVGRLQLPLTADERTVLRGRRRTRCGRELLLQLPRDGALQPGDLLLDGLRSLQVEVIAAPERLLRVRAASPLELLQAAYHLGNRHVPLELHEQELLLLEDSVLAVMLTSRGLQVGTCERPFVPDGGAYGGVHSHPHGLAPA
- a CDS encoding urease accessory protein UreD, whose product is MQRLDPWQGHCRLKFIQQGESTIHQGGCSAPFKLLRAEVGTDGRREIPLLHTAGGLVGGDQLNISLDLEANSRSLITSVAAQKVYGSIGRSRLNPQGSWARQEVNCQLSSNSDLEWLPQELVVYANALYEQQLSVRLPEDASFLGAEIVRLGRTAAGETLQQGRWRSSLSIQRVSANQSEPQSWELVDRLELGDSSLQDLHGLHHQPVFGTLIWAAPIPLCAHILKDLVAAARDDREGLEGTMRCGGLQQGFIARYTGPSSRDARFWFSRIWRRTRLLRNLNEPKTPRVWPLQEQPLQAQPLQRSLFTANHALGPTATH
- a CDS encoding urease subunit gamma, producing the protein MQLSPQEKDKLLIVTAALLAERRLKRGLHLNHPEAVAWLSFLILEGARDGKSVADLMQEGTTWLRRDQVMEGVSELVQEVQIEAVFPDGTKLVTLHDPIR
- a CDS encoding urease subunit beta; the protein is MTPLIPGELLCEPGEIELNAGRPTTTISVANSGDRPVQVGSHFHFAEANAALQFDRAAARGQRLDIPAGTAIRFEPGDSRDVNLIPFAGARRVIGFNGRINGPLDA
- the ureC gene encoding urease subunit alpha, with the translated sequence MPYRISRQAYAETYGPTTGDRVRLADTDLILEVEQDCTVYGDEVKFGGGKVIRDGMGQSQTSRAAGAVDTVITNALILDWWGIVKADVGLRDGRIVGIGKAGNPDTQQGVTIVVGPGTEAIAGEGHILTAGGIDTHIHFICPQQVETALASGVTTLMGGGTGPATGTNATTCTPGAFHIGRMLQAAEGLPVNLGFFGKGNASTPEALEEQVRAGACGLKLHEDWGTTPATIDTCLSVADRMDVQVCIHTDTLNEAGFVEDTIAAIKGRTIHTFHTEGAGGGHAPDIIKICGEANVLPSSTNPTRPYTTNTLEEHLDMLMVCHHLDPKIPEDVAFAESRIRRETIAAEDILHDLGAFSIIASDSQAMGRVGEVITRTFQTAHKMKLQRSALPEDSDRNDNHRLKRYIAKVTINPAIAHGISNEVGSIETGKLADLVLWKPGFFGIRPELVIKGGSIVWAQMGDANASIPTPGPVHGRPMFGAFGKALAPSCLTFVSEAAMDADIQRQLGLERICMAVKETRSVGKSALKLNAALPKVNVDPQTYEVFADGNLLTCEPAETLPLAQRYLLL